The genome window GCCGCGCGGGGTGGTGGCGTGCCGGAGCCAGAACAGCCGGGACGCGGTCCGGCGGGCGGTGGCCGCGAACGCGGTCCCGATCGGTGACCCGGAGAGCGCGCCGGAGACCTGCTCGGCCGCGGCCAGCAGCACCGGCACCCCGGCCCCGGCGGCGATCCGGGCGGCGTCCAGCTTGCTGGTCATACCGCCGGTGCCGAGGCCGGAACCGCCCCGGCTGATCCGGACGCCGGCGAGGTCGGCCTCCCCCCGCACCTCCGGCACCAGCCGGGACCCGGCCTTGCGGGGGTCGCCGTCGTAGAGGCCCTCGACGTCGGAGAGGAGCACCAGCGCGTCCGCGGCGACCAGGTGCGCCACCAGCGCGGCCAGCCGGTCGTTGTCGCCGAAGCGGATCTCCTCGGTCGCGACCGCGTCGTTCTCGTTGACGACCGGGACCACGCCGAGGGCGAGCAGCCGCTCCAGCGTCCGGTTGGCGTTGCGGTAGTGGGAGCGGCGGACCAGGTCGTCGGCGGTCAGCAGCACCTGGCCGACGACGAGGCCGGACCGGGCGAAGGCCGACGCGTACCGCTCGACCAGCAACATCTGGCCCACGCTGGCCGCGGCCTGCTGGGTGGCGAGGTCACGGGGCCGGGACGGCAGCGCCAGCGGCGCCAGGCCGGCCGCGATCGCGCCGGAGGAGACCAGCACGATCTGCCCGCCGGCGGCCCGTCGGGCGGCGAGCGCGTCGACGAGCTTGTCCAGGCGCTGCGGGTCCAGCCCGCCGGCGGCGGTGGTGAGCGAGGACGAGCCCACCTTCACGACCAGCCGGTGGGCGTCGCGGACCGTGTCCCGGACGCTCATCCCCGGCGTGGACCGCCACGCCCCGGGCGGCGGTGCCGCGCGAGCGACTCCACCGATACGTCGTCGTTCTCCCGGGACTCGGCCGCCTCCGGCTCGACGCCCCCGTGCCGGCTGCGGTACGCGACCAGCCGCTCGGCCGCGCTGACCCGGGTGTTGGTCTCGACCCGGACGTCGGTGCCGCGCGGCCCCTCCACGAACTCGGCCGCGTTGGCCAGCGTCGGCTCCCAGTCGAAGCTCACGTCGCCGATGGTCACCCCGGAGCCGCGGACCGCGCCCGCCTTGGCCAGCGCGTCCTCGACGCCGAGCCGGGCCAGCCGGTCGGCCAGGTAGCCGACGGCCTCGTCGTTGCCGAAGTCGGTCTGCCGGACCCAGCGCTCCGGCCGCTCGCCGCGCACCACGAACGCCTCCGGGTCGTCCGGATCCGGCTCGACGGTGAACCCGCCGTCGTCCACGCCGGCCGGGCGCAGCACGATCCGGGTCGGCTCCAGCGGCGGCAGGCTGGCGCGGTAGCGCTCCACCTCGGCCGCCAGCGCGTACGACAGCTCGGTGAGGCCCTCGTGGGTGGCCGCGCTGATCTCGAAGATCGGCCAGCCTCGCTCGGCCAGGTCGGGACGGACCAGCTCGGCCATGTCCCGGGCGTCCGGCACGTCGATCTTGTTCAGCGCGACCAGCCGCGGCCGGGACGCGAGCGAGGTGTCGTACTGGGCCAGCTCGTGCTCGATCGCCTCGATGTCCGCGAGCGGATCGCGCCCGGGCTCCTCGTTGGCGCAGTCGATCACGTGCAGGAGAACGGCGCAGCGCTCGACGTGCCGGAGGAACTCCAGCCCCAGCCCCTTGCCCTGCGCCGCGCCCGGGATCAGCCCCGGCACGTCCGCGATCGTGTACGTCGTCCCGCCCGCCTGCACCACGCCCAGGTTCGGCTGCAGCGTGGTGAACGGGTAGTCGGCGATCTTCGGCCGGGCCGCGGACACCGCCGCGACCAGCGACGACTTGCCCGCGCTGGGGAAGCCGACCAGGCCGACGTCGGCGACGCTCTTGAGCTCCAGTACCAGGTCGCGGGCGTCGCCCGGCTCGCCGAGCAGCGCGAACCCGGGCGCCTTGCGGCGCTTGGAGGCCAGCGCCTGGTTGCCCAGGCCGCCGCGACCGCCCCGGGCCGCGATGAACCGGGTGCCGGCACCGGTCAGGTCGGCCAGCGACTCGCCCTCGGCCGTGTGCACGACGGTGCCGTCGGGGACACGCAGCTCCAGCGACTCGCCGTTCGCGCCGTCGCGGTTGCTGCCCATGCCCTGCTTGCCGTTGCCGGCCTTCTGGTGCGGGTGGAAGTGGAAGTCCAGCAGCGTGTGCACGCCCGGGTCGACGACCAGCACGATGTCACCACCGTTGCCGCCGTTACCACCGTCCGGCCCACCCAGCGGCTTGAACTTCTCCCGGTGGATGGACGCGGCGCCGTGCCCGCCATTACCGGCCACCGCATGCAGGATCACGCGGTCCACGAACGACGCCATGCCTCCACCTCCTCACACGAAGAAAGGCGGGCCCCGAAGAGGGCCCGCCTTCCGAAGAACAGCCTCGGTGCTCAGCCCTCGGTGGGCGGCAGGATGCTCACGACCTTGCGGCCGCGGCGCTCCCCGTACTTCACGTGGCCCGCGGCCAGCGCGAAAAGCGTGTCGTCGCCACCACGGCCGACCAGGTCGCCGGGGTGGAACTTGGTGCCGCGCTGGCGGACGAGGATCTCGCCGGCGTTGACCAGCTGACCGCCGAACCGCTTGACGCCCAGCCGCTGGGCGGCGGAGTCGCGGCCGTTGCGGGAGCTGGATGCGCCCTTCTTGTGTGCCATCTCTACTTCCCGCTCTCGATGCCGGTGACCTTGACCTGGGTCAGCGGCTGACGGTGACCCATCCGGCGGTGGTAGCCGGTCTTGTTCTTGAAGTGGTGGATCTTGATCTTGGGGCCCTTGGTGTGCGCGACGACCTCGCCGGTCACCGCCACCTTGGCCAGCGCGTCCGCGTCGGTGGTCACGTCCTCACCGTCGACGAGCAGGAGGGCGGGGAGGTCGACGCTGGCGCCGGGCTCACCGACGATCTTCTCGACCTCGACGACGTCACCGACGGCGACCTTGTACTGCTTGCCGCCGGTCTTGACGATGGCGTACATCGACCGCTGCTCCTCGGGTGTTGATCGCGCGAAAGCTGGTCCACCTCACGGTGGGCCAGTAGGACAGGGTACGGACCGGCCGGAGGGCGGGTCAAACCGCCCCCCGGTGTCAGTCCGTGGACACCGGCTGCGGCGGGCCCGCGGGACGGCTGGCCGCCCGCCGGCGCCGTCGCGGCGCGGCTCCGTTCGTGCCGTTCACGGCGCCGTTGGAGCCGGCTACCGGTTCCGGCGAGGCCGGGAACTCCTCGGTGCCGCCGCTCGGGGCGACGACGCCGTTGGAGCCCGCGACCGGCTCGGTCGGGTCCGGGTCGGTCGACCCGGTCCCGGTCGCGACCGACTCCAACGGACCGACCCCGTTCGACGCGAGCGGGCCGGCGCCGGAGGCACCCGGAGCGGGTGTCTCCGCTCCGGCAGCCGTCGCCGCGGTGGCCGGCTCTGCTGCCGGGGCGGCGGCGCCGGTCGCCGGGGCGGACGGGGTGTCGATCTCGATGACCGCCGGGGCGTCGGTGCTGGCCGGCGGGCTGCCGGCCGGAGCCGCTGCCCGGCGCCGGGTCCGGCGGGGACGGGTCGCGGCCGGGGCGGGCGCGTCCGGGTCGGCGACCGGCTCGGCCGCGTTCCGCACGTCCGCACCCGGGTCCGGCACCGCCGCCGCCAGGTCGCCCGACCCAGCTGCCGAAGCCGCCGGCGGCGCCTCGGCCCGTACGGTCACGTCCGCCTCGGGCTCGACCGCCTCGACCGTGTCCACGGCCTCGTCGGCCGCGCGGTGGTCCTCCGAGGCCACGTCGACCTCGTCCGGAGTCGCCGGACGGCCGTCGACCTCCTCCGGAGTCGCCGGATGGCCGCCGTCCTCGTCCGGCGTCGCCGCCGGGCGCCCGGCGAGCAGGGCGGGGGTCGGCGGACCGGCCTCCGCGACCGCGCCCCGGCGACCACGCCGGCTCTTCACCGGCGCCTGCTCCTGGCTCGTCTTGCGCACGTCGTCCACCGGGTCGAGGTGTACGAGCACCCCACGGCCGTTACAGGTCGGGCACGGCTCGGAGAACGACTCCAGCAGCCCCTGCCCGACCCGCTTGCGGGTCATCTGCACGAGGCCGAGCGAGGTCACCTCGGCGACCTGGTGCTTGGTCCGGTCCCGGCCCAGGCACTCGGTCAGCCGCCGCAGCACGAGGTCGCGGTTGCTCTCCAGCACCATGTCGATGAAGTCGATGACGATGATGCCGCCGATGTCCCGCAGCCGGAGCTGGCGGACGATCTCCTCGGCCGCCTCCAGGTTGTTGCGGGTCACCGTCTGCTCGAGGTTGCCGCCCTGGCCGACGAACTTGCCGGTGTTGACGTCGATGACCGTCATGGCCTCGGTCCGGTCGATGACCAGCGACCCGCCCGAGGGCAGGTACACCTTGCGGTCCAGGCCCTTGAGCAACTGCTCCTCGATGCGCAGGTCGTGGAAGGCGTCGCCGTCCCCGGTCCACCGGGACAACCGCGGCAGCAGGTCCGGCGCGACGTGGTCGACGTACTGGCTGATCATCTCCCAGGCGTCCTCGCCCGAGACGACCAGCTTGGTGAAGTCCTCGTTGAAGACGTCCCGGACGACGCGCAGCTCCAGGTCGGGCTCCGAGTACAGCAGGGTGGGCGCGGACTTCGTCTGCCCGGCCTTCTGCTGGATCGTCTCCCACTGCGCCTGCAGCCGCTGCACGTCGCGGGTGAGCTCCTCCTCGGAGGCGCCCTCGGCCGCGGTTCGGATGATCACGCCGGCGTTGTCCGGCACGATCCGCCGCAGGATGTCCTTCAGCCGGGACCGCTCGGTGTCGGGCAGCTTGCGGCTGATGCCGGTCATCGACCCGTTCGGGACGTAGACCAGGTAGCGGCCGGGCAGGCTGACCTGGCTGGTCAGCCGGGCGCCCTTGTGCCCGATCGGATCCTTGGTGACCTGCACGACGATGTTGTCGCCGGACTTCAGCGCGTGCTCGATCGAGCGCGCGCGGCCCTCCAGGCCGGCCACGTCCCAGTTGACCTCGCCCGCGTACAGGACCGCGTTGCGGCCCTTGCCGATGTCGACGAACGCGGCCTCCATGCTCGGGAGCACGTTCTGCACCCGGCCGAGGTAGACGTTCCCCGCGTACGACGTGGAGCTCGCCTTGGTCACGTAGTGCTCGACCAGGATGTTGTCCTCGAGCACCGCGATCTGGGTCCGGTCGCCGCGCTGACGCACGACCATCTCCCGGTCCACGGCCTCGCGCCGGGCCAGGAACTCCGACTCGGTGAGGATCGGCGGACGGCGGCGGCCGGTGTCGCGGCCCTCGCGCCGGCGCTGCCGCTTGGCCTCCAGCCGGGTCGAACCCCGGACGCCGCGGACCTCGTCGTCGCTGCTCGGGGCCTTCTCCCGCGGCGGCTGCTGCTTGCCGCCGGTCTCGCGGACGTGCACGACCGTGTCCGGCGGGTCGTCCTCGGACGTCCCGTCGGAGTCGCCCCCGCCACCACCACGGCGGCGACGGCGCCGCCGGCGGCGCGACGACGGGCGGTTGCCGTCCTCGCCGGCCTCGTCCGACTCCTCGTCGGCGTCGGTCTCGGTCTCGTCGGTGTCGGTGGCCTCGTCGGTCTCCTCGGCCCCGTCCTCGCCGTTCGTACGACCCCGGCCGCGGCCGCGGCGACCGCGACGACGCCGGCGGCGGTCCGCGGCGTCGGTCTCGGTCTCCTCGTCGGTTTCCTCGGTCGTCTCTTCCGGCTGCTCCTCGGCCACCGGCTCGGCCGGCTGCTCGGGCTCCTCGGTCCGGGTACGGCGCCGGCGGCGGGAGGTGGGCTCCTCGGCCACCGGCTCGGCCGGCTGCTCCGGCTCCTCGGTCCGGGTACGGCGCCGGCGGCGGGAGGTGGGCTCCTCGGCCGGGGCCTCCTCCGCGGGAGCCTCCTCGACCGGGGCGGCGGCCCGGCTGCGGCGACGCGGCGACGGGGTCTCGGCCTCGGTCGGCGCGACGAACATGACCGGCACCGGAGCGGGCGCCGGGCTGGTCTCGGGCGAGGTGGCGCGCCGGCGGGTACGCCGGGTCGGCTCGGCCGGGTCCCGGAACGGGGTGCCGGCGGTCGAGGCGGTCGCCGTCTCGTCCTCGATCGGCTCGTCCGTGACCGGGGGCTCGACCGTCTCGTCGCCGGCCTCGGCGGCCGCGTCCGCGGCGACGACGTCGCCGGTCGCGGGAGCCGCCTCGGGGGTGGTGGCGGGCTCGGGGGTGGCGGCGGCCTTGGTGGCGCGGCGGCGGCGTCGGGCAGGGACGGCCGGCTCAACGGTCTCGGCCGTCGCGGCGACGTCCGGCGGGACGTCACCCGCCGGACCGCTGATCGCGCTGCCGACCGGGGCGTCGCTGCTGGCGGACGTGCCGGCAGCACCGCCTGCGGCCCGGCGACGGGTCGACCGCCGGCCGGTCGTGGAGGTGGCCAGCGGCTCGCCGGCGGTGGTGTCCGTCGCAGGGGCGCCGGTCTGCGTCCCGGTCGCGGCGTCGCTGGTCGCGGGGTCGCTGGTCTGCGACGTGCTCGCGGCGGGAGCATCCGTGCTGGTCACAGGCGTGCCGGCGGGGGCGGCGGCGGTCCGGCGGGACCGGGTGCGCTTGGCCGGGGCGGCGGGCGCGCTCTCGGCCGCCTCGACGGCCGTGACCGCGGCAACCGCAGCGGCGACGTCACCGGCCGTCTCGTCCGCCGGAGCCGGCGCGCCGGCTCCGGGGGCGGGCGCCTCGGCTGCGGGCGCCTCGGCTGCGGGCGTCGGCGATCCGGCGGGCGCGGCGGCGGACCGGCGGGTCCGGGTCCGCTTCGCAGGCGCTGCAGCCGCGGCAGGCGCGGCCGGCGCCTCGGCCGACGCCTCCGAGGCGGCCACCTTGGCCGCCGGAGTCTCGACCTCAGGCTTAGGGGTCGCCTTGCGCGGCGCCCGCTTCCGCGGCGCCTTCGCCGCGGTCGGCTCGGCCGCCGCCGGCTCAGGCGCGGCAGCCCCGGCCGAGGCCGCGGAGTCCGGAGCCGCGGCGTCCGAAGCGACAGAAGCAGCTTCCGGGGCGGCCGAAGCGGCGGCCGAGGCAGCCGCCGTACTCCGTCGACGCCGCGTCCGCGGAGCCGTACCCTCCGGCGGCGTCACCGCGTTGTTCTCATCAACGGCGCCACGGGTCTCCCCGTCGGCGCCGGTCGGCTCGTTATCGAGCATCCGGTTGTCTCCGTTTCGGCTCCCGGGCGCGCACGGTGACGCACGCGACCGCACGGGAGCGGTCTGCGGTAGCACTCCTGCCCATTTGCGGCAGGCGTCCCACCTAAGTCTTCGTGGTCCCGCGTGCCGACCGGTCTTCGATCAGACCGCGGGGGTGGAGCCGACGGACGGCACCGCCTGCTCCTCCGGGAGCGGCGCACCCGCGACCTCCGAGGCCGGGATGACCGCCGCGCGATCCGGCGCGAGCGGGTCGGCGAACCGGCCGCGGTCGTCAAGCCGACCCTGCGCCAACCGGGTCGCCCGTGGCGGAGCGGTTGGCACCAGGCCGGCGACGGCACGCAGCGCGGCGAGCACGTCGTCGGGTCGAACAGCAGGTGTGACCTGCCGTACGACCAGTTCAAGTATCGCACAGCCGTCCCCGGACCCGGCGGGCGACGCGCTCGCGGCCACCACGGGGCCCCGGGCGTCGAGGTGGCGGCGCCCGTCCTTGGTCAGTCGCTCGACCTCGACGTGGTCCGTGGCGAGGAACGCGGCGACCGCGCCGGCCGCCTGCTCGGGCGTGACGCCGGGCAGCTCCAGGCGCCAGGCCGAGGCCTCGATCCGCTCCGGCAGCCCGCCCGTGCCCGGCCGGACCTCGACGCACTCCAGCACGTCCAGGCCGGGCGGCAGCGAGATGTCCAGGGCCTCCCGCAGTCGCTCGACGTCGACCGGGACGGCCAGCCCGAGCTCCAGGTACTCGGCCTCGCTGGACACGCCCGTCGGCGCCGCGCCGACGTAGGAGATCTTGGGGTGCGGGCTGAACCCGGCCGAGTACGCGATCGGCACGTCCGCCCGCCGCAACGCCCGCTCGAACGCCCGGGCGAAGTCCCGGTGCGAGGTGAAGCGCAACCGTCCGCGCTTCGCGTACCGCACGCGGACCTTCTGCACCGTGGGCGGCGGCGGCGGCCCCTCCGGTTGCCGCGCCATCAGCCCCTCCGCCGCGGGCCGACGAGGTCCGCCGGCCGCAGCTGCACCGGGAACGGCGTCTCCACCAGCGCCGACTCCCCCGCCGGCACGGTCCGCACCATCCGGTACGCCGACCCCGCCAGCTCGCACAGCACGAGCGTCGGCGCCTCCTGCTCGTCGAGGTCGATCCGCCAGTAGTGCGGGATGCCGGCATCCGCGTACACCGACGGCTTGGCCAGGCGGTCGAACCGCCGGGAGGACCGTGACTCGACCTCCACGACCACGAGCACGTCCTCCGGGGCGAACAACTTGGCCTCCGGGGTGATCGCCGACCTACGCACGACCAGCACGTCGGGCTCGAGCACGCTGTCACCGATGACGACGACGGTCTCGAGGACCGCCAGGTCGTCGGGCACCGCGGGCCGCAGCAGGGCGACGAGCTCGCCGGCGACGAGCTGGTGCCACGGGGTCGGGCCGGCGGACACGATCAGACTCCCGTCGATGATCTCGTAACGGTGCCCACCCGGCAGGTCCTGCAGGTCGTCCCAGGTCCAGCTCCGGTCGCGGGTGCTCTGGAGCACCCCGTCCACCGTCTCCGTGGTCATCGGCACCTCCTTCCGAGGATCATCGTTGTCCATCTGGCTCCCGCACCGATCTCGTTGTCCACAGGATCAGGTGAGGGCGGGGCGCATGGTCGGGAGCGGGAGGAGGGTCTTGCCGGTGGGACCGATCTGGATCTCGGTGCCCATCCCGGGACAGACGCCGCAGTCGTAACACGGCGTCCACCGGCAGTCGTCCTGCTCCTCCTCGGACAGGGCGTCCTGCCAGTCGGTCCAGAGCCACTCCTTGTCCAGCCCGGAGTCGAGGTGGTCCCAGGGCAGGACCTCGTTCTCGGCCCGCTCGCGCTCGGTGTACCAGGGGACGTCGACACCGACCGCGGCCGCCGCCTCCATCCACCGCGAGTACGAGAAGTGCTCGCTCCAGCCGTCGAACCGGCCGCCGTCCTCCCAGACCCGCCGGATCACCGCCGACACCCGCCGGTCCCCGCGGGACAGCAGTCCCTCCACGATCGAGGGCTGCCCGTCGTGGTAGCGGAAGCCGATGGCCCGGCCCAGCGAGCGGTCGGAGTTGATCGCGTCCCGCAGCAGGCGAAGGCGGGCGTCCACCACAGCGGCCGCCGTCTGCGCCGCCCACTGGAACGGCGTGTGCGGCTTGGGTACGAACGCCCCGATCGAGACCGTGCAGCGGACGTCCTTGGTCCCGGCCGCGGCCCGCCCGGCCCGGATCACGTCGTGCGCCATCGAGGCGATCTCCAGCACGTCCTCGTCGGTCTCGGTCGGCAGGCCGCACATGAAGTAGAGCTTCACCTGCCGCCAGCCGTTCGCGTACGCCGTGGTGACGGTCGAGATGAGGTCCTCGCGGGACACCATCTTGTTGATCACCCGGCGCAGCCGCTCGGAACCGCCCTCGGGCGCGAAGGTCAGCCCGGACCGCCGCCCGTTGCGGGACAGCTCCTTGGCCAGGTCGACGTTGAACGCGTCCACCCGGGTCGAGGGCAGCGAGAGCGAGGTGTTGGTCCCCTCGTACCGGTCGGCCAGGCCCTTGGTGACCGCGGCGATCTCGGAGTGGTCGGCCGAGGACAGCGAGAGCAGGCCGACCTCCTGGAAGCCGGTCGCCTCCAGCCCGGCCTTGACCATCTCGCCGATGCCGGTGATGGAACGCTCCCGCACCGGGCGGGTGATCATCCCGGCCTGGCAGAACCGGCAGCCGCGGGTGCAGCCGCGGAAGATCTCCACCGACATCCGCTCGTGCACGGACTCGGCCAGCGGAACCAGCGGCTGCTTCGGGTACGGCCACTCGTCCAGGTCCATCACCGTGTGCTTGTAGACCCGGTGCGGCACGTCCGCCCGGTTCGGCACGACCCGCCGGATCCGGCCGTCCGGCAGGTAGTCCACGTCGTAGAAGCGCGGCACGTAGACGCCGCCGGCCCGGGACAGCCGGAACAGGATCTCCTCCCGCCCGCCCGGGCACCCCTCGCCCTTCCAGGCCGCGATGAGGTCGGTGATCAGCCCGACGGCCTGCTCGCCGTCGCCGAGCACGGCCGCGTCGACGAACTCCGCGATCGGCTCCGGGTTGAACGCCGCGTGCCCGCCGGCCAGCACGATCGGGTGCTCGTCGGTCCGGTCCGCGGCCGCGAGCGGGATCCCGGCCAGGTCCAGCGCGGTGAGCAGGTTGGTGTAGCCGAGCTCGGTGGAGAACGACACCCCGAGCACGTCGAACGCGCCGACCGGACGGTGCCCGTCGACGGTGAACTGCGGGATGCCGTGCTCGCGCATGAGCGCCTCGAGATCGGGCCAGACCGCGTACGTCCGCTCGGCCAGCGCGTCCGGGCGTTCGTTGAGGACCTCGTAGAGGATCATGACGCCCTGGTTGGGCAGGCCGACCTCGTACGCGTCGGGGTACATCAGGGCCCAGCGGACGGTGGCCGCGTCCCAGTCCTTGACGGTGCTGTTGAGCTCGCCGCCGACGTACTGGATGGGCTTCTGCACGCGCGGAAGCAACGGCTCCAGCAGGGGGAAGACGGACTCCATGGCGACCGAGCCTACTCGGCGCGCCGGGCCCCGACGTTGAGCAGCAGGCCGATCGCCATCCAGTTGGCGAACATGGCG of Mycobacteriales bacterium contains these proteins:
- the proB gene encoding glutamate 5-kinase encodes the protein MSVRDTVRDAHRLVVKVGSSSLTTAAGGLDPQRLDKLVDALAARRAAGGQIVLVSSGAIAAGLAPLALPSRPRDLATQQAAASVGQMLLVERYASAFARSGLVVGQVLLTADDLVRRSHYRNANRTLERLLALGVVPVVNENDAVATEEIRFGDNDRLAALVAHLVAADALVLLSDVEGLYDGDPRKAGSRLVPEVRGEADLAGVRISRGGSGLGTGGMTSKLDAARIAAGAGVPVLLAAAEQVSGALSGSPIGTAFAATARRTASRLFWLRHATTPRGRLVLDAGAVEAVVRRRTSLLSAGVTGVEGDFGAGDPVELVGPDGVPVARGLVGYDAGELPDLLGKSSRELDPEHRREVVHRDDLVLLRT
- the rplU gene encoding 50S ribosomal protein L21, which translates into the protein MYAIVKTGGKQYKVAVGDVVEVEKIVGEPGASVDLPALLLVDGEDVTTDADALAKVAVTGEVVAHTKGPKIKIHHFKNKTGYHRRMGHRQPLTQVKVTGIESGK
- a CDS encoding Uma2 family endonuclease; translated protein: MTTETVDGVLQSTRDRSWTWDDLQDLPGGHRYEIIDGSLIVSAGPTPWHQLVAGELVALLRPAVPDDLAVLETVVVIGDSVLEPDVLVVRRSAITPEAKLFAPEDVLVVVEVESRSSRRFDRLAKPSVYADAGIPHYWRIDLDEQEAPTLVLCELAGSAYRMVRTVPAGESALVETPFPVQLRPADLVGPRRRG
- the obgE gene encoding GTPase ObgE — encoded protein: MASFVDRVILHAVAGNGGHGAASIHREKFKPLGGPDGGNGGNGGDIVLVVDPGVHTLLDFHFHPHQKAGNGKQGMGSNRDGANGESLELRVPDGTVVHTAEGESLADLTGAGTRFIAARGGRGGLGNQALASKRRKAPGFALLGEPGDARDLVLELKSVADVGLVGFPSAGKSSLVAAVSAARPKIADYPFTTLQPNLGVVQAGGTTYTIADVPGLIPGAAQGKGLGLEFLRHVERCAVLLHVIDCANEEPGRDPLADIEAIEHELAQYDTSLASRPRLVALNKIDVPDARDMAELVRPDLAERGWPIFEISAATHEGLTELSYALAAEVERYRASLPPLEPTRIVLRPAGVDDGGFTVEPDPDDPEAFVVRGERPERWVRQTDFGNDEAVGYLADRLARLGVEDALAKAGAVRGSGVTIGDVSFDWEPTLANAAEFVEGPRGTDVRVETNTRVSAAERLVAYRSRHGGVEPEAAESRENDDVSVESLARHRRPGRGGPRRG
- a CDS encoding Rne/Rng family ribonuclease translates to MTSTDAPAASTSQTSDPATSDAATGTQTGAPATDTTAGEPLATSTTGRRSTRRRAAGGAAGTSASSDAPVGSAISGPAGDVPPDVAATAETVEPAVPARRRRRATKAAATPEPATTPEAAPATGDVVAADAAAEAGDETVEPPVTDEPIEDETATASTAGTPFRDPAEPTRRTRRRATSPETSPAPAPVPVMFVAPTEAETPSPRRRSRAAAPVEEAPAEEAPAEEPTSRRRRRTRTEEPEQPAEPVAEEPTSRRRRRTRTEEPEQPAEPVAEEQPEETTEETDEETETDAADRRRRRRGRRGRGRGRTNGEDGAEETDEATDTDETETDADEESDEAGEDGNRPSSRRRRRRRRRGGGGGDSDGTSEDDPPDTVVHVRETGGKQQPPREKAPSSDDEVRGVRGSTRLEAKRQRRREGRDTGRRRPPILTESEFLARREAVDREMVVRQRGDRTQIAVLEDNILVEHYVTKASSTSYAGNVYLGRVQNVLPSMEAAFVDIGKGRNAVLYAGEVNWDVAGLEGRARSIEHALKSGDNIVVQVTKDPIGHKGARLTSQVSLPGRYLVYVPNGSMTGISRKLPDTERSRLKDILRRIVPDNAGVIIRTAAEGASEEELTRDVQRLQAQWETIQQKAGQTKSAPTLLYSEPDLELRVVRDVFNEDFTKLVVSGEDAWEMISQYVDHVAPDLLPRLSRWTGDGDAFHDLRIEEQLLKGLDRKVYLPSGGSLVIDRTEAMTVIDVNTGKFVGQGGNLEQTVTRNNLEAAEEIVRQLRLRDIGGIIVIDFIDMVLESNRDLVLRRLTECLGRDRTKHQVAEVTSLGLVQMTRKRVGQGLLESFSEPCPTCNGRGVLVHLDPVDDVRKTSQEQAPVKSRRGRRGAVAEAGPPTPALLAGRPAATPDEDGGHPATPEEVDGRPATPDEVDVASEDHRAADEAVDTVEAVEPEADVTVRAEAPPAASAAGSGDLAAAVPDPGADVRNAAEPVADPDAPAPAATRPRRTRRRAAAPAGSPPASTDAPAVIEIDTPSAPATGAAAPAAEPATAATAAGAETPAPGASGAGPLASNGVGPLESVATGTGSTDPDPTEPVAGSNGVVAPSGGTEEFPASPEPVAGSNGAVNGTNGAAPRRRRRAASRPAGPPQPVSTD
- a CDS encoding TIGR03936 family radical SAM-associated protein, whose translation is MARQPEGPPPPPTVQKVRVRYAKRGRLRFTSHRDFARAFERALRRADVPIAYSAGFSPHPKISYVGAAPTGVSSEAEYLELGLAVPVDVERLREALDISLPPGLDVLECVEVRPGTGGLPERIEASAWRLELPGVTPEQAAGAVAAFLATDHVEVERLTKDGRRHLDARGPVVAASASPAGSGDGCAILELVVRQVTPAVRPDDVLAALRAVAGLVPTAPPRATRLAQGRLDDRGRFADPLAPDRAAVIPASEVAGAPLPEEQAVPSVGSTPAV
- the rpmA gene encoding 50S ribosomal protein L27, whose amino-acid sequence is MAHKKGASSSRNGRDSAAQRLGVKRFGGQLVNAGEILVRQRGTKFHPGDLVGRGGDDTLFALAAGHVKYGERRGRKVVSILPPTEG
- a CDS encoding TIGR03960 family B12-binding radical SAM protein → MESVFPLLEPLLPRVQKPIQYVGGELNSTVKDWDAATVRWALMYPDAYEVGLPNQGVMILYEVLNERPDALAERTYAVWPDLEALMREHGIPQFTVDGHRPVGAFDVLGVSFSTELGYTNLLTALDLAGIPLAAADRTDEHPIVLAGGHAAFNPEPIAEFVDAAVLGDGEQAVGLITDLIAAWKGEGCPGGREEILFRLSRAGGVYVPRFYDVDYLPDGRIRRVVPNRADVPHRVYKHTVMDLDEWPYPKQPLVPLAESVHERMSVEIFRGCTRGCRFCQAGMITRPVRERSITGIGEMVKAGLEATGFQEVGLLSLSSADHSEIAAVTKGLADRYEGTNTSLSLPSTRVDAFNVDLAKELSRNGRRSGLTFAPEGGSERLRRVINKMVSREDLISTVTTAYANGWRQVKLYFMCGLPTETDEDVLEIASMAHDVIRAGRAAAGTKDVRCTVSIGAFVPKPHTPFQWAAQTAAAVVDARLRLLRDAINSDRSLGRAIGFRYHDGQPSIVEGLLSRGDRRVSAVIRRVWEDGGRFDGWSEHFSYSRWMEAAAAVGVDVPWYTERERAENEVLPWDHLDSGLDKEWLWTDWQDALSEEEQDDCRWTPCYDCGVCPGMGTEIQIGPTGKTLLPLPTMRPALT